One Paraburkholderia aromaticivorans genomic region harbors:
- a CDS encoding outer membrane protein assembly factor BamE: MRGTLIAVATVAVLAGCSTYDSLTQRIAQSITPYRITVVQGNFVSKEAAAQMQVGLSRAQVKQLLGTPLLTDMFHADRWDYVFYFKRGSTSVVQQRDFVVMFAGDRVASWSGGEDLPSNLELLAEIDGDKLGKKKAAAAVASGASGASAPAADAALVVPDTTRSPTVAGAAAAGVPSTDANAEAAQAANRATNAVQLSPNARPAVPSAPTANGGGIPQQGPTAAGQPQFQFHRPPPPQNPGTDNTNPVGPTGPQSSNGAPTHNTPLTSSAASGTGG; encoded by the coding sequence ATGCGGGGTACCTTGATCGCTGTTGCGACTGTCGCGGTTCTTGCCGGATGTTCCACTTACGACAGCCTGACGCAGCGTATTGCCCAAAGCATCACGCCGTACCGCATTACAGTGGTGCAAGGCAATTTCGTCTCGAAAGAAGCGGCTGCACAGATGCAGGTCGGCTTGTCCCGCGCGCAGGTCAAGCAGTTGCTCGGCACGCCGCTCCTGACCGACATGTTCCACGCGGATCGCTGGGACTACGTGTTCTATTTCAAGCGCGGCTCGACTAGCGTCGTGCAGCAGCGCGACTTCGTGGTCATGTTCGCGGGCGACCGCGTCGCCAGCTGGTCGGGTGGTGAAGATCTGCCGTCCAACCTCGAGTTGCTGGCAGAAATCGACGGCGACAAGCTGGGCAAGAAGAAGGCCGCAGCGGCCGTGGCGAGCGGTGCCAGTGGCGCAAGCGCGCCGGCGGCTGACGCGGCGCTGGTCGTGCCGGACACCACGCGTTCGCCGACCGTTGCCGGCGCTGCCGCAGCGGGCGTTCCGTCCACGGACGCCAACGCCGAAGCCGCGCAAGCCGCCAATCGTGCGACCAATGCCGTGCAGTTGTCGCCGAATGCGCGTCCGGCCGTGCCGAGCGCGCCGACTGCCAACGGCGGTGGCATCCCGCAGCAAGGCCCGACGGCCGCGGGTCAACCGCAGTTCCAGTTCCACCGTCCGCCGCCGCCGCAAAATCCGGGCACGGACAACACCAATCCGGTCGGACCGACGGGCCCGCAGAGCAGCAATGGCGCCCCGACGCACAATACGCCACTGACCTCTTCCGCAGCTTCGGGAACGGGCGGCTAA
- the dapB gene encoding 4-hydroxy-tetrahydrodipicolinate reductase: MKIAIAGASGRMGRMLIETVLNDSDATLSGALDRAGSPQLGQDAGAFLGKQTGVVLTDDVERVFAESDYLIDFTRPEGTLMHLEAAQRHNVKMVIGTTGFDNEQKAQLRAAADKIAIMFSANMSVGVNVTLKLLEFAAKHFATGYDIEIIEAHHRHKVDAPSGTALVMGEVIADALGRNLDDCAVYSREGVTGERDPSTIGFSAIRGGDIVGDHTVLFAGIGERIEITHKSASRLSYAQGALRAVRFLEGHATGFFDMQDVLGLR, encoded by the coding sequence ATGAAAATTGCCATTGCTGGCGCATCGGGCCGTATGGGCCGCATGCTCATCGAAACAGTCCTCAACGATTCCGACGCCACGTTGTCCGGCGCGCTCGACCGCGCGGGCTCCCCGCAACTCGGTCAGGACGCCGGCGCGTTTCTGGGCAAACAGACGGGCGTCGTGCTGACCGACGATGTCGAGCGCGTGTTCGCCGAATCCGACTACCTGATCGACTTCACGCGCCCCGAAGGCACGCTGATGCATCTCGAAGCGGCGCAGCGTCACAACGTGAAAATGGTGATCGGCACGACCGGCTTCGACAACGAGCAGAAGGCGCAACTGCGCGCCGCGGCGGACAAGATCGCCATCATGTTCTCGGCGAACATGAGCGTGGGCGTGAACGTCACGCTGAAGCTGCTCGAATTCGCGGCCAAGCATTTCGCGACCGGCTACGACATCGAAATCATCGAGGCGCATCACCGTCACAAGGTCGACGCGCCGTCCGGCACAGCGTTGGTCATGGGTGAGGTGATCGCCGACGCACTCGGCCGCAATCTCGACGATTGCGCGGTCTACAGCCGCGAAGGCGTGACCGGCGAACGCGACCCGTCCACGATCGGGTTTTCGGCGATTCGCGGCGGCGACATCGTCGGCGACCATACGGTGCTGTTCGCGGGCATCGGCGAGCGCATCGAAATCACGCACAAATCGGCGAGCCGTCTGTCGTACGCACAAGGCGCGCTTCGTGCTGTGCGTTTCCTCGAAGGCCACGCAACCGGCTTCTTCGACATGCAGGATGTGCTCGGTCTGCGTTGA
- a CDS encoding ureidoglycolate lyase, translated as MKTLQMERLTRAAFAPFGDVIELDGARHFAINGGTTERYHDLANVDVTENGGRPLINLFRAQPRALPVEITMMERHPLGSQAFIPLTAGRYLVVVAPAGEFDPAQMRAFWTDAWQGVNYAKGVWHHPLLALDRVSDFVVVDRGGEQPNCDELSLAEPWRLTFEASAELVE; from the coding sequence ATGAAGACATTGCAGATGGAACGCCTCACGCGCGCGGCCTTCGCGCCGTTCGGCGATGTGATCGAACTGGACGGCGCGCGGCATTTCGCCATCAACGGCGGCACGACCGAGCGTTATCACGACTTGGCCAACGTCGACGTGACGGAGAATGGCGGCCGGCCGCTGATCAACCTGTTTCGCGCGCAGCCGCGTGCGCTGCCGGTCGAGATCACGATGATGGAGCGGCATCCGCTCGGCAGCCAGGCTTTCATTCCCTTAACGGCGGGCCGCTATCTGGTGGTGGTCGCGCCGGCCGGCGAGTTCGATCCGGCGCAGATGCGCGCCTTCTGGACCGACGCGTGGCAGGGCGTGAACTATGCGAAAGGCGTGTGGCATCACCCGTTGCTCGCGCTCGATCGGGTGAGCGATTTCGTGGTGGTCGATCGTGGCGGCGAGCAGCCTAATTGCGACGAATTGTCATTAGCGGAGCCATGGCGGCTGACGTTCGAAGCCAGCGCCGAGCTGGTGGAATAG
- the alc gene encoding allantoicase has product MANPILDPNAPAFTRRYMNLADPRLGAKALFASDEFFAPKERMLEPQPAVFIPGKYDDHGKWMDGWETRRKRTTGHDYCVIRLAHPGVVHGVDLDTSHFTGNFPPAASIDACYVDGDVPPDNADWQTLVPATTLQGNQHHYVDVTDARAFTHLRVNLYPDGGLARLRVYGQPKRDWERVERGTLLDLAAIENGAYLVAANNQHFGPASQMLMPGRGVNMGDGWETRRRREPGNDWAIVALARPGVIRKIEVDTAHFKGNFPDRCSLQAASVTGGTDDSLITQAMFWPVLLGEQKLQMDHVHTFADNLASLGPVTHVRFNIFPDGGVSRLRLWGEIA; this is encoded by the coding sequence ATGGCTAATCCGATCCTCGACCCTAACGCTCCCGCTTTCACCCGTCGCTACATGAATCTCGCCGACCCGCGTCTGGGCGCGAAGGCGCTCTTCGCCAGCGACGAATTCTTCGCGCCGAAAGAACGCATGCTGGAGCCGCAACCGGCGGTGTTCATCCCCGGCAAATACGACGACCACGGCAAGTGGATGGACGGCTGGGAAACCCGCCGCAAGCGCACCACCGGCCACGACTACTGCGTGATCCGCCTCGCGCACCCCGGTGTCGTGCACGGTGTGGATCTGGATACGAGTCACTTCACCGGCAACTTCCCGCCGGCCGCGTCGATCGACGCCTGCTACGTGGACGGCGACGTGCCTCCCGATAACGCCGACTGGCAAACGCTCGTGCCGGCCACCACGCTGCAGGGCAACCAGCACCACTACGTCGACGTGACCGACGCCCGCGCCTTCACGCATTTGCGTGTGAATCTGTACCCGGACGGCGGCCTCGCGCGTTTGCGCGTGTACGGCCAGCCCAAGCGCGATTGGGAGCGGGTTGAGCGCGGCACGCTGCTGGATCTGGCGGCGATCGAGAACGGCGCGTACCTGGTCGCGGCGAACAACCAGCACTTCGGGCCGGCCTCGCAGATGCTGATGCCGGGCCGCGGCGTCAACATGGGCGACGGCTGGGAGACCCGGCGGCGTCGCGAGCCGGGCAACGACTGGGCGATCGTCGCGTTGGCGCGGCCGGGCGTGATCCGCAAGATCGAAGTGGATACGGCGCACTTCAAGGGCAATTTCCCGGACCGCTGTTCGTTGCAAGCCGCGTCGGTGACGGGCGGCACCGACGATTCGCTCATCACGCAAGCGATGTTCTGGCCGGTGCTGCTCGGCGAACAGAAACTGCAGATGGACCACGTCCATACCTTCGCGGATAACCTCGCGTCGCTGGGCCCGGTCACGCATGTTCGTTTCAATATCTTTCCTGACGGCGGCGTGTCGCGCCTGCGCCTGTGGGGCGAAATCGCATAA
- a CDS encoding MotA/TolQ/ExbB proton channel family protein: protein MAGSSGIIHYLQTSDAITHGVAYVLLAMSIASWCFLIVKSWVLTRAKRQSTRAIALFWQAPTLSEGVAALKRADRERVFTPLAEAALHASEVDIPGALLARVERGERVLRALRQALSASQQRLEFGQVLLASVGSTAPFVGLLGTVWGIYHALGSIAASGQAQIENVAGPVGEALIMTAFGLVVAIPAVLAYNVLGRMVRQLSEELDGFAHDLHAYLCAPAEQGHTQAPVRAQQAPTH from the coding sequence ATGGCAGGCAGCAGCGGCATCATCCATTACCTGCAAACCAGCGATGCCATCACGCATGGCGTCGCTTATGTGCTGCTGGCCATGTCGATTGCGAGCTGGTGCTTTCTGATCGTCAAAAGCTGGGTTCTCACGCGCGCCAAACGCCAGTCCACGCGCGCGATTGCGCTGTTCTGGCAGGCGCCTACGCTGTCCGAAGGCGTCGCGGCGTTAAAGCGCGCGGACCGCGAGCGGGTCTTCACGCCGCTGGCCGAAGCGGCGCTGCATGCGTCTGAAGTGGACATTCCGGGCGCGCTGCTCGCGCGTGTCGAGCGCGGCGAGCGGGTGCTGCGGGCGTTGCGTCAGGCGCTCAGCGCGTCGCAGCAGCGGCTCGAATTCGGCCAGGTGCTGCTGGCCTCGGTGGGCAGCACGGCGCCGTTCGTCGGCCTGCTTGGCACCGTGTGGGGCATCTATCACGCGCTTGGCAGCATCGCAGCGAGCGGTCAGGCGCAGATCGAAAACGTCGCCGGGCCGGTCGGCGAGGCGCTCATCATGACCGCCTTCGGCCTCGTAGTCGCGATTCCGGCCGTACTTGCCTACAACGTGCTCGGACGGATGGTGCGGCAGTTGTCGGAGGAACTCGACGGCTTCGCGCACGACCTGCACGCCTACCTGTGCGCGCCGGCGGAGCAGGGCCACACGCAGGCGCCAGTGCGGGCCCAGCAGGCCCCGACCCACTAA
- the fur gene encoding ferric iron uptake transcriptional regulator has product MTNPTDLKNIGLKATLPRLKILEIFQHSPVRHLTAEDVYRSLLHEELDIGLATVYRVLTQFEQAGLLSRSNFESGKAVFELNEGSHHDHLVCLDCGLVEEFFDSEIESRQQSIAKERGFKLQEHALALYGACTKENCPHRKH; this is encoded by the coding sequence ATGACCAATCCAACCGATCTCAAGAATATCGGGCTCAAGGCGACCCTTCCGCGCCTCAAAATCCTTGAGATTTTTCAGCACAGCCCGGTGCGCCACCTGACGGCCGAAGACGTGTACCGCAGCCTGCTGCACGAAGAACTCGATATCGGTCTTGCAACCGTGTATCGCGTGCTGACGCAATTCGAACAGGCGGGCCTGCTCTCGCGCAGCAATTTCGAGTCGGGTAAGGCGGTGTTCGAACTGAACGAAGGGTCGCACCACGACCACCTCGTGTGCCTCGATTGCGGGCTCGTCGAAGAATTTTTCGACTCCGAAATCGAGAGCCGTCAGCAGTCCATCGCGAAAGAACGCGGCTTCAAGCTGCAGGAACACGCTTTGGCCCTGTACGGCGCCTGCACCAAGGAAAACTGCCCGCATCGCAAGCATTGA
- a CDS encoding C4-dicarboxylate transporter DctA, with protein sequence MLKFFNSLFGRVVIALVAGIVVGAVFPHFAQSLRPLGDGFLKLIKMVIGPIVFCVVVSGMAHAGDLRKVGRVGLKAVIYFEVMTTIALVIGAILAYITRPGVGMNINLSSLDPASLSTYTEHAKSLKDTAGFLLKIIPDTAINAFATGDILQILVFSVLFGSALSLLGNKAQRVSNLIDELSQVFFRVMGFIIKLAPLGVLGAIAFTTGTYGVDSLKQLGMLVLVFYLSCFVFVAVVLGVVMRLAGFSIFKLIRYLREELSIVLGTASSDAVLPQIMRKLEWMGVKDSTVGLVIPTGYSFNLDGFSIYLTLAVIFIAQATNTPLSLHDLIVVVLVSLVTSKGAHGIPGSAIVILAATLSAIPAIPVLGLVLILPVDWFVGIARALTNLIGNCVATVVVAVWENDIDRARAHRVLNRDAALRYVPAGEDAEPAAAGEHAPAV encoded by the coding sequence GTGTTGAAATTTTTCAATTCGCTGTTTGGCCGGGTCGTCATAGCGCTGGTGGCGGGCATTGTGGTCGGCGCCGTTTTTCCGCATTTCGCCCAATCGCTACGCCCGCTCGGCGACGGCTTTCTCAAGCTGATCAAGATGGTGATCGGGCCCATCGTCTTTTGCGTGGTGGTCAGCGGCATGGCGCATGCCGGCGACTTGCGCAAAGTCGGGCGCGTCGGCCTGAAGGCCGTGATCTACTTCGAGGTGATGACGACGATCGCGCTCGTGATCGGAGCAATTCTGGCGTATATCACGCGTCCGGGCGTCGGCATGAATATCAATCTGAGCTCGCTGGATCCCGCCTCGCTCTCGACCTACACCGAGCACGCGAAGAGCCTCAAGGACACGGCCGGCTTTCTGCTGAAGATCATCCCCGACACGGCGATCAACGCGTTCGCCACCGGCGACATTTTGCAGATTCTCGTGTTTTCCGTGCTGTTCGGCTCGGCGCTGTCGCTGCTCGGCAATAAGGCGCAGCGCGTGAGCAATCTGATCGACGAACTCTCGCAAGTGTTTTTCCGCGTGATGGGCTTCATCATCAAGCTCGCGCCGCTCGGCGTGCTCGGGGCGATTGCTTTCACCACCGGCACATACGGCGTCGATTCGCTCAAGCAGCTCGGCATGCTGGTGCTCGTGTTCTATCTGAGCTGCTTCGTGTTCGTCGCCGTCGTGCTGGGCGTCGTCATGCGGCTCGCCGGCTTCAGCATCTTCAAGCTGATTCGCTACCTGCGCGAAGAGCTGTCGATCGTGCTCGGCACCGCATCGTCGGACGCCGTGCTGCCGCAGATCATGCGCAAGCTCGAATGGATGGGTGTCAAGGATTCGACCGTCGGTCTCGTCATTCCGACCGGCTACTCGTTCAATCTCGACGGCTTCTCCATCTATCTCACGCTGGCGGTCATTTTCATCGCGCAGGCCACCAACACGCCGCTGTCCCTGCATGACCTGATCGTCGTGGTGCTGGTGTCGCTGGTAACGTCGAAGGGCGCGCACGGCATTCCCGGCTCGGCCATCGTGATTCTGGCCGCCACGTTGTCCGCGATTCCGGCGATCCCCGTGCTCGGCCTCGTGCTGATCCTGCCGGTCGACTGGTTCGTCGGCATTGCCCGCGCGCTGACCAACCTGATCGGCAACTGCGTGGCGACGGTGGTGGTCGCCGTGTGGGAAAACGATATCGACCGGGCGCGCGCGCATCGCGTGCTGAACCGCGATGCGGCTTTGCGCTACGTACCGGCCGGTGAAGATGCCGAACCCGCTGCCGCCGGCGAGCACGCTCCGGCTGTCTGA